From Roseovarius nanhaiticus, one genomic window encodes:
- a CDS encoding ABC transporter substrate-binding protein, with amino-acid sequence MSPHRTRRPLPDWLTRHARRLRQGGAAADSPDRREFLAMASAFGASSAAAYAMLGLPTPAAAQRAEPAASGPGTGTVRIQMLVRDIGDPRTLDWFQAANFTRGWLEYLVSYENDGTFRPRLLEGWQISEDASEYTLIVRRGVTWNDGSQFTAADVVRNIRRWCDRTAPGNSMAGRFDVLIDPATGQALEGAINQTGSHEVVLSLPRPDISLIAGMADYPAAIVPEGFDPETMLENPIGTGPYLPETLEPGRRAVLVRNDAHDWWGAGDGAWMERIEFIDTGTDPLAALAAAEAGLIDMTHTVEGTYLDPFEALEDWRTHDIRTAATVVIRPNQLAEVDGRRPYADIRVRRALQLAMSNAVLLELGHADRGEVAENHHVSPLHPAYAPMPAPEYDPMQARQLMIKAGMYDFEHELISIDDSWRRNTADAAEALLLDAGIKVRRRILPGPLFWEGWATLPFSVTDWGHRPLAVQTYALAYRSGEPWNEFGWSNPEFDALLSDALATLDIDARRAIMAKLEALVREDAVTVQPYWRTLTNHTREGLEGGAHHIAFEIRPAELRWT; translated from the coding sequence CCGCACCAGACGCCCCCTGCCCGATTGGCTGACCCGGCACGCCCGGCGATTGCGGCAAGGCGGCGCGGCGGCGGACTCGCCGGACCGGCGCGAATTCCTGGCCATGGCCAGCGCCTTTGGCGCCAGCAGCGCGGCGGCCTACGCCATGCTGGGCCTGCCTACCCCTGCCGCCGCGCAGCGGGCCGAGCCAGCGGCGAGCGGACCGGGCACCGGCACGGTGCGCATTCAGATGCTGGTGCGCGATATCGGCGATCCTCGCACGCTCGACTGGTTTCAGGCGGCGAATTTCACGCGCGGCTGGCTGGAATATCTCGTCAGCTACGAGAACGACGGCACGTTCCGTCCGCGCCTGCTCGAAGGCTGGCAGATCTCCGAGGATGCTTCGGAATATACGCTCATCGTCCGGCGGGGCGTCACCTGGAACGACGGCAGCCAATTCACCGCCGCCGATGTCGTGCGCAATATCCGCCGCTGGTGCGACCGCACCGCGCCGGGCAATTCAATGGCGGGCCGCTTTGACGTGCTGATCGATCCGGCCACAGGCCAGGCACTGGAAGGCGCGATCAACCAGACCGGCAGCCATGAGGTCGTGCTGAGCCTACCGCGCCCCGACATCTCGCTGATTGCGGGTATGGCGGATTATCCCGCCGCCATCGTGCCCGAGGGATTTGACCCCGAAACGATGCTGGAAAACCCCATTGGCACCGGCCCTTACCTGCCAGAGACGCTCGAGCCGGGGCGCCGCGCGGTTCTGGTGCGCAATGATGCGCATGACTGGTGGGGCGCCGGGGACGGCGCTTGGATGGAGCGGATCGAGTTCATCGACACCGGGACGGACCCGCTGGCCGCCCTTGCCGCCGCAGAAGCCGGTCTGATCGACATGACTCACACGGTCGAAGGGACGTATCTTGATCCGTTCGAGGCGCTGGAGGATTGGCGCACCCACGACATTCGCACCGCCGCGACGGTGGTGATCCGCCCCAACCAGCTGGCCGAAGTCGATGGGCGCCGCCCTTATGCGGACATCCGTGTGCGCCGCGCGCTGCAACTGGCGATGAGCAACGCCGTCCTGTTGGAGCTGGGCCATGCGGACAGGGGCGAGGTGGCCGAGAACCATCACGTCTCGCCGCTGCACCCCGCCTATGCGCCGATGCCCGCGCCGGAATACGATCCGATGCAGGCGCGCCAGCTGATGATCAAGGCAGGCATGTATGACTTCGAGCATGAGCTGATCTCGATCGACGACAGCTGGCGGCGCAACACCGCCGACGCGGCCGAAGCCCTGCTGCTGGATGCGGGCATCAAGGTGCGCCGCCGCATCCTGCCCGGCCCGCTTTTCTGGGAGGGATGGGCGACACTTCCGTTCAGCGTCACCGATTGGGGGCATCGCCCGCTGGCGGTTCAGACCTATGCGCTGGCCTATCGTTCGGGCGAGCCCTGGAACGAGTTTGGCTGGTCCAATCCCGAATTCGACGCCCTGCTGAGCGACGCTTTGGCGACACTCGACATCGACGCACGCCGCGCGATCATGGCCAAGCTGGAGGCGCTGGTGCGCGAGGACGCGGTCACGGTACAGCCCTATTGGCGCACGCTGACCAATCACACGCGAGAAGGGCTGGAGGGCGGCGCGCACCACATCGCGTTCGAGATTAGGCCCGCGGAATTGCGCTGGACCTGA
- a CDS encoding multidrug effflux MFS transporter translates to MQRPVTPLPLTEFVIMLAMMISIVALSTDMMLPGLATIGHDLGVDDLNDTQLIVSSLFLGFACGQALAGPLSDTFGRKPVIYLGYAIFILGCLLSLTATSWTAMIAGRVLQGLGAASPRIVSLALVRDGYGGRAMARIMSIVMAVFVLVPTIAPALGQGVIWLAGWRATFLVLIVMALLAGLWFALRQPETLPLHERRPFSARAIGRGLREILCNRTSMGATIALGFIFGAFLAYLSTAQQVYEGVYDAGSLFALYFGMAALSIGGAAVANSMLVMRLGMRFLTRYALIGLIALAALFAVPALAWGGVPPLALFIGWLIASFFCVGLLFGNLNALAMEPLGHMAGLGAALIGSVSNFIALPISYVIGHAFNGTVYPLLAGFAVVGALALAVFLWAERGTTPAPQTGA, encoded by the coding sequence ATGCAACGTCCCGTCACACCTTTGCCGCTCACCGAATTCGTCATCATGCTGGCGATGATGATCTCGATCGTGGCGCTGTCGACCGACATGATGCTGCCCGGTCTGGCGACCATCGGGCATGATCTGGGCGTGGATGATCTCAATGATACACAACTCATCGTGTCCTCCCTCTTTCTCGGGTTCGCCTGCGGTCAGGCACTGGCCGGGCCGCTCTCGGATACGTTCGGGCGCAAGCCTGTGATCTACCTCGGATATGCGATTTTCATCCTCGGCTGTCTTTTGTCGCTGACCGCAACCAGCTGGACCGCGATGATCGCGGGGCGGGTGCTGCAAGGGCTGGGCGCGGCCAGCCCGCGCATCGTGTCCCTGGCCCTTGTGCGCGACGGATATGGCGGACGGGCGATGGCGCGCATCATGTCGATCGTCATGGCCGTGTTCGTTCTGGTGCCGACGATTGCACCTGCCCTCGGCCAAGGGGTGATCTGGCTTGCCGGCTGGCGCGCGACGTTTCTTGTGCTGATCGTGATGGCCCTGCTTGCGGGGCTGTGGTTCGCCCTGCGCCAGCCCGAAACCTTGCCACTGCACGAGCGCCGCCCCTTTTCAGCGCGCGCCATCGGGCGCGGCCTGCGCGAGATCCTGTGCAACCGCACCTCCATGGGCGCCACTATCGCGCTTGGGTTCATTTTTGGCGCATTTCTGGCCTATCTCAGCACCGCGCAGCAGGTCTATGAGGGTGTTTATGATGCCGGATCGCTCTTTGCGCTCTATTTCGGTATGGCGGCGCTTTCGATCGGGGGCGCCGCAGTCGCCAACTCCATGCTGGTGATGCGGCTTGGAATGCGTTTCCTGACGCGCTACGCGCTGATCGGCCTCATCGCGTTGGCGGCCCTTTTCGCGGTGCCTGCGCTGGCCTGGGGCGGGGTTCCACCGCTTGCGCTCTTCATCGGGTGGCTGATCGCGTCATTCTTCTGCGTCGGGCTTCTCTTTGGCAATCTCAACGCCCTCGCCATGGAGCCATTGGGCCATATGGCAGGCCTTGGCGCCGCATTGATTGGATCAGTGTCAAATTTCATCGCGCTGCCGATCTCCTATGTCATCGGGCATGCCTTCAACGGCACGGTCTATCCGCTTCTGGCAGGATTTGCCGTTGTCGGAGCGCTCGCACTCGCCGTGTTTCTGTGGGCCGAGCGTGGCACTACACCCGCGCCGCAAACTGGTGCATAA
- the serS gene encoding serine--tRNA ligase, with translation MHDIRAIRENPAEFDAALSRRNGKGASDAILALDEARRAKIAAAEGAQAEQNKASKEVGAAKAKGDEAEFERLRALVGEKKAEVAQMQTEAKELDAQLTAMLMELPNLPFDDVPDGADEADNVELRRWGTPATYDFTPKEHYELAGVIPGMDFEAGAKLSGTRFVVLSGAVARIHRALAQFMLDTHVDENGLSETWTPVLVREEMMYGTGQLPKFGEDSYRTDDGWWLVPTAEVTLTNLVNGEVVEQSTLPRRMVAHTQCFRSEAGSAGRDTSGMLRQHQFEKVEMVSITHPDSSRDELDRMTGCAEGILQKLGLPYRTIVLCTGDMGFGARRTHDIEVWLPGQDTYREISSVSVCGDFQARRMNARFKPADSGKPQFVHTLNGSGLAVGRCLIAVLENGQQKDGAVRLPEALHPYMGGKTLLSADGQLV, from the coding sequence ATGCATGACATCCGCGCCATCCGCGAAAACCCTGCCGAGTTTGACGCGGCCCTGAGCCGCCGCAATGGCAAAGGGGCGTCGGACGCAATCCTCGCCCTCGACGAGGCGCGCCGCGCCAAGATCGCCGCCGCCGAGGGCGCGCAGGCCGAGCAGAACAAGGCCTCGAAGGAAGTGGGCGCGGCCAAGGCCAAGGGCGATGAGGCCGAATTCGAGCGCCTGCGCGCCCTTGTCGGCGAAAAGAAGGCAGAGGTCGCCCAAATGCAGACCGAGGCCAAGGAGCTGGACGCGCAGCTGACCGCGATGCTGATGGAGCTGCCGAACCTGCCCTTCGACGACGTGCCGGACGGCGCCGACGAGGCCGATAACGTCGAGCTGCGCCGCTGGGGCACGCCCGCCACCTACGACTTCACCCCGAAAGAGCATTACGAGCTGGCGGGCGTCATCCCCGGTATGGATTTCGAGGCGGGCGCGAAACTGTCTGGCACGCGCTTTGTGGTCCTTTCGGGCGCGGTCGCGCGGATCCACAGGGCACTGGCGCAGTTCATGCTGGACACGCATGTGGACGAGAACGGCCTCAGCGAGACATGGACCCCCGTGCTGGTGCGCGAAGAGATGATGTACGGCACCGGACAGCTGCCGAAATTCGGCGAGGACAGCTATCGCACCGATGATGGCTGGTGGCTGGTCCCGACCGCCGAGGTCACGCTGACGAACCTCGTCAATGGCGAGGTAGTCGAGCAATCCACCCTGCCCCGCCGCATGGTGGCGCATACGCAATGCTTCCGCTCCGAGGCCGGATCAGCGGGACGTGACACATCCGGCATGCTGCGCCAACACCAGTTCGAGAAGGTCGAGATGGTCAGCATAACCCATCCCGATAGCAGCCGCGACGAGCTTGACCGCATGACGGGCTGCGCCGAGGGCATCCTGCAAAAGCTGGGCCTGCCTTACCGCACCATCGTGCTTTGCACCGGCGACATGGGCTTTGGCGCGCGGCGCACGCATGACATCGAGGTGTGGCTGCCCGGCCAAGACACCTACCGCGAGATCAGCTCGGTCTCGGTCTGCGGCGATTTTCAGGCGCGGCGCATGAATGCGCGGTTCAAGCCCGCGGATAGCGGCAAGCCGCAATTCGTGCATACGCTGAACGGCTCGGGTCTGGCCGTGGGCCGGTGCCTGATCGCGGTTCTGGAGAATGGCCAGCAAAAGGACGGCGCCGTACGCCTGCCCGAGGCGCTGCACCCCTATATGGGTGGCAAGACCTTGCTCAGCGCGGATGGCCAGCTGGTCTGA
- the der gene encoding ribosome biogenesis GTPase Der, whose amino-acid sequence MTFSLAIVGRPNVGKSTLFNRLVGKRLALVDDQPGVTRDLREGAARLGDLRFTVIDTAGLEEATDESLQGRMRKLTERAVDMADICLFMIDARTGVTPTDEVFADILRKRSKHVILAANKAEGSAADGGVIEAYGLGLGEPIRLSAEHGEGLNDLYSVLMPLADGFEERAKHDAPETDVAVDEEGDVDAPRVPTAKKPLQIAVVGRPNAGKSTLINKILGEERLLTGPEAGITRDAISLQIEWDGLHTRIFDTAGMRKKARVLEKLEKLSVGDGLRAVKFAEVVIVLLDAAIPFEQQDLRIADLAEREGRAVVVAVNKWDVEPEKQQKLRDLRESFERLLPQLRGTPMVTVSAKTGKGLDRLRAAVEKAHDVWNRRVSTAQLNRWLTGMLEQHPPPAPGGKRIKLRYMTQAKTRPPGFVVMCSHPDKLPESYTRYLVNGLRVDFDMPGTPIRLHMRSQNDKNPYKARKKAGPSALRKHLGKPGS is encoded by the coding sequence ATGACTTTCAGCCTCGCTATCGTGGGGCGCCCCAATGTGGGCAAATCCACGCTGTTCAACCGCCTTGTGGGCAAGCGTCTGGCGCTGGTCGATGACCAGCCGGGCGTCACACGCGACCTGCGCGAAGGCGCCGCGCGTCTGGGCGATCTGCGCTTTACCGTGATCGACACTGCCGGTCTCGAGGAGGCGACGGACGAATCGTTGCAAGGCCGCATGCGCAAGCTGACCGAGCGCGCGGTGGACATGGCCGATATCTGCCTTTTCATGATCGACGCCCGCACTGGTGTGACGCCGACTGACGAGGTCTTTGCCGATATTCTACGCAAGCGGTCCAAGCATGTGATCCTTGCCGCCAACAAGGCTGAAGGCTCCGCCGCCGATGGTGGTGTGATCGAGGCCTATGGCTTGGGTCTGGGCGAGCCGATCCGTCTGTCCGCGGAACATGGCGAGGGTCTGAATGATCTCTATTCCGTTCTGATGCCGCTTGCAGACGGGTTCGAGGAACGCGCCAAGCACGACGCGCCCGAGACCGACGTGGCTGTGGACGAGGAGGGCGATGTCGACGCGCCCCGTGTGCCGACCGCGAAAAAGCCGCTGCAGATCGCCGTGGTCGGCCGCCCGAATGCCGGGAAATCCACCCTGATCAACAAGATCCTCGGCGAAGAGCGCCTGCTGACCGGCCCCGAGGCCGGCATCACGCGCGACGCCATCTCGCTTCAGATCGAGTGGGACGGGCTCCACACCCGCATTTTCGACACGGCGGGCATGCGCAAAAAGGCCCGCGTGCTGGAAAAGCTGGAGAAGTTGAGCGTTGGAGACGGTCTGCGCGCGGTGAAATTCGCGGAGGTCGTGATCGTCCTTCTGGATGCTGCGATCCCGTTCGAGCAGCAGGATCTGCGCATCGCCGATCTGGCCGAGCGTGAGGGCCGCGCCGTGGTCGTTGCTGTCAACAAATGGGACGTCGAGCCGGAAAAGCAGCAAAAGCTGCGTGATCTGCGCGAGAGCTTCGAGCGTCTGCTGCCGCAGCTGCGCGGCACGCCCATGGTCACGGTTTCGGCCAAGACAGGCAAGGGGTTGGACAGGCTGCGCGCAGCTGTCGAGAAGGCGCATGACGTTTGGAACCGCCGCGTCAGCACGGCGCAGCTTAACCGCTGGCTGACGGGCATGCTCGAGCAGCACCCGCCCCCCGCGCCGGGCGGCAAGCGCATCAAGCTGCGCTACATGACGCAGGCCAAGACGCGGCCCCCCGGCTTTGTCGTGATGTGCAGCCATCCCGACAAGCTGCCCGAGAGCTATACCCGCTATTTGGTCAATGGCCTGCGCGTCGATTTCGATATGCCGGGTACGCCGATCCGCCTGCATATGCGCAGCCAGAACGACAAGAACCCCTACAAGGCGCGCAAGAAGGCCGGTCCCTCGGCATTGCGCAAGCATCTGGGCAAACCGGGCAGCTAG
- a CDS encoding PQQ-like beta-propeller repeat protein, protein MILRLGSSRAKALSLLSMLALVAACSEPDPILPGKREGLREVLKTDQAEAAATEVVGAAGPNRAAPVSLPRASANAEWTQRIGSPASRPAHPALSTAPSLVWSSAIGAGDGARRRVTADPVVAGGRIFAMDALATVSATAPNGATLWTSSLVPGTDSPSDGSGGGLAYGDGKLFASSGFGRLTALDPATGGVLWEQELMETATASPSVYGKLVYVVAGDGTAWALDTDTGRIEWQLTAAPNINNVLGGPAPAVSDKYAIFAFGSGEVQGAFRKGGLRLWDAAIAGQRDGLAQSRVTDITGDPVIYGDRVYVGNQSGRMAALSIANGERIWTANEGPMSPVWPTADSVFLVSDKNELVRLDAGDGSRVWGTKLPLFVKSKPKRQAEVFAHYGPVMAGGQLVVASNDGFLRFFDPVNGALRGRVEVPGGATTNPVVAGGVLYVVGTNGQLHAFR, encoded by the coding sequence ATGATCCTGCGACTTGGATCTTCGCGCGCCAAGGCGCTGAGCCTTCTGTCAATGCTGGCCCTTGTGGCTGCCTGTTCTGAACCGGACCCTATCCTGCCGGGCAAGCGCGAGGGCCTGCGTGAGGTTCTCAAGACGGATCAGGCCGAAGCGGCTGCGACCGAGGTTGTCGGTGCTGCCGGGCCAAACCGCGCCGCCCCCGTCAGCCTTCCGCGTGCCAGCGCGAATGCCGAATGGACGCAGCGCATCGGATCTCCCGCATCCCGCCCGGCACATCCCGCACTGTCAACCGCGCCCAGCCTTGTGTGGTCCAGCGCGATCGGCGCGGGCGACGGCGCGCGCCGCCGCGTCACCGCTGACCCGGTGGTTGCAGGCGGGCGGATCTTTGCAATGGACGCGCTTGCCACGGTCAGCGCCACGGCGCCGAATGGGGCGACGCTCTGGACCTCCAGTCTTGTGCCGGGCACCGATTCGCCTTCGGACGGCAGCGGTGGCGGCCTCGCTTATGGCGACGGCAAACTCTTTGCGTCCTCCGGCTTTGGCCGCCTGACCGCACTTGACCCCGCCACAGGCGGCGTCCTGTGGGAGCAGGAGCTGATGGAAACGGCGACCGCATCGCCCAGCGTTTATGGCAAGCTCGTTTACGTGGTGGCAGGCGACGGCACCGCCTGGGCGCTGGATACGGATACTGGCCGGATCGAATGGCAGCTGACGGCGGCGCCCAATATCAACAACGTGCTCGGCGGCCCCGCGCCAGCGGTATCGGATAAATACGCGATCTTTGCCTTCGGCTCGGGCGAGGTGCAGGGCGCGTTCCGCAAGGGCGGTCTGCGTCTTTGGGATGCGGCAATCGCGGGCCAGCGCGACGGCCTGGCGCAAAGCCGCGTGACAGACATCACGGGCGATCCGGTGATTTACGGCGACCGCGTCTATGTGGGCAATCAGTCGGGCCGCATGGCCGCTCTGAGCATTGCCAACGGCGAACGGATCTGGACCGCCAATGAGGGCCCGATGAGCCCCGTTTGGCCGACTGCGGATTCGGTCTTCCTCGTCTCGGACAAGAACGAGCTGGTGCGCCTCGACGCGGGCGATGGCAGTCGCGTCTGGGGCACCAAGCTGCCCCTTTTCGTCAAGTCCAAGCCCAAGCGTCAGGCCGAGGTCTTCGCGCATTACGGCCCCGTCATGGCCGGTGGTCAGCTGGTGGTCGCCTCGAATGACGGCTTCCTGCGGTTCTTTGATCCGGTCAATGGTGCGCTGCGCGGCCGCGTCGAGGTACCCGGCGGCGCGACGACCAATCCGGTGGTCGCGGGCGGCGTTCTGTACGTGGTCGGCACGAATGGGCAACTGCACGCTTTCCGCTGA
- a CDS encoding efflux RND transporter periplasmic adaptor subunit, with translation MRLFSILAAVVAALLIYAFVFERDRLTASLGMVDTAETQADTTDTSGAPEADGTEGTDGADETSAAIGVVAVHSRAEMIDNAVIVRGQTEAQRQVDARAETSGRVISEPLRKGAFVEAGQIMCELDPGTRKAALAEAEARRAEAEARIPEAEARLAEAQARLAEAEINDTAASRLSESGFASDTRVAGTRAALSAGKAAVEAAKSGLDAARTGIQSAAAGVAAAREELERLKIAAPFAGLLESDTAELGSLLQPGALCATVIQLDPIKLVGFVPETAVDRIETGSMARAQLVSGREVTGQVSFLSRSADPETRTFRVEVTVPNPDLALRDGQTAEIAIASEGTSAHLLPQSALTLNDNGVLGVRIVSETDEGARAEFVAVTLLRDTPNGIWVAGLPEAADVIVIGQEYVIDGVPVAATFREDKAGGALTEAPRTEAIQ, from the coding sequence ATGAGACTGTTTTCGATCCTGGCCGCGGTGGTGGCTGCGCTGCTGATTTATGCCTTCGTTTTTGAAAGGGATCGTCTGACGGCCTCGCTGGGCATGGTGGATACGGCCGAAACACAAGCGGACACCACCGACACAAGCGGCGCACCCGAGGCGGACGGAACCGAAGGCACCGATGGCGCCGACGAAACCAGCGCAGCTATCGGCGTGGTTGCCGTTCACAGCCGGGCCGAGATGATCGACAATGCCGTGATCGTGCGGGGCCAGACCGAAGCGCAGCGACAAGTCGACGCCCGCGCCGAAACCTCGGGCCGCGTGATATCCGAGCCATTGCGCAAAGGCGCCTTCGTCGAGGCGGGCCAGATCATGTGCGAGCTGGATCCCGGCACCCGCAAGGCCGCGCTGGCCGAAGCCGAGGCACGCCGCGCCGAGGCCGAGGCGCGCATCCCCGAGGCCGAAGCGCGACTGGCCGAGGCGCAGGCGCGGCTGGCCGAGGCCGAGATCAACGATACCGCTGCATCGCGCCTCAGCGAGAGCGGCTTTGCCTCGGACACGCGCGTTGCGGGCACGCGGGCCGCGCTGAGCGCGGGCAAGGCGGCGGTGGAGGCCGCGAAATCCGGCCTCGACGCCGCGCGCACCGGCATCCAGAGCGCCGCCGCCGGCGTCGCCGCCGCACGCGAAGAGCTGGAGCGTCTCAAGATCGCGGCGCCGTTTGCGGGATTGCTGGAATCGGACACCGCCGAGCTGGGCAGCCTTCTGCAGCCGGGCGCGCTCTGCGCGACGGTCATTCAGCTGGATCCGATCAAACTGGTCGGTTTTGTGCCCGAAACCGCGGTGGACCGGATCGAGACCGGCAGCATGGCGCGCGCACAGCTCGTCTCGGGGCGCGAGGTGACGGGCCAGGTCAGCTTTCTGTCGCGCTCGGCCGATCCCGAAACGCGCACGTTTCGCGTCGAGGTGACGGTACCCAATCCCGACCTCGCGCTGCGCGATGGTCAGACTGCCGAAATTGCCATCGCCTCCGAGGGGACCTCGGCGCATCTGTTGCCGCAATCCGCGCTGACCCTGAACGATAATGGCGTGCTGGGTGTGCGTATCGTCAGCGAAACGGATGAGGGCGCACGCGCCGAGTTCGTGGCCGTGACCCTCTTGCGCGATACGCCGAATGGCATCTGGGTGGCGGGACTACCCGAGGCCGCCGACGTCATCGTCATCGGGCAGGAATACGTCATCGACGGCGTGCCCGTCGCCGCAACCTTCCGCGAAGACAAGGCCGGCGGCGCCCTCACCGAGGCGCCCCGGACAGAGGCGATCCAATGA